In candidate division KSB1 bacterium, one genomic interval encodes:
- a CDS encoding SH3 domain-containing protein, with product MADRIAKQTGVLLMAALICLGLAHLIVRFSDRPELPVVLVSAGAMLLLMLERVLPAWPPLLAWAWGGALAGIFIGTVRQLPPGPLRKLVILFSLLGAVWWIGEANGRIALAAQIKGMLRQSGMSSGGAGQSTSRGMITGDHVTLRAAPSTSAQKLGSLRQGQQVNLLGRSGDWYQIQSGTLRGYVHRTLLAPLGSPREAAADEEDTGSDTAPLTQAQIVVRSHPPASVMINGEYRGWTEVRHAATPGEKLHIRFEAEGYDVLQIEQTAPPAGGMTIVEQTLRPVHFPYGRWRVQWAGAEGELILARGRLNYIAATLLLPEHETMECQGRFDPVDRILRMNDVNNVTSGGRWQARLNEELNAMNGELFLDPEAPGEPFAAMWVSSD from the coding sequence ATGGCTGACAGAATTGCGAAACAAACGGGTGTGCTGCTGATGGCGGCACTGATTTGCCTTGGCCTCGCTCATTTGATTGTTCGTTTCAGCGACCGCCCCGAGTTGCCGGTGGTGTTGGTCTCGGCAGGCGCAATGCTTCTGCTGATGCTGGAGCGTGTGCTGCCGGCCTGGCCGCCACTGCTGGCGTGGGCATGGGGTGGCGCCCTGGCCGGCATATTCATCGGCACCGTCCGCCAACTACCGCCCGGTCCGCTGCGCAAACTGGTCATCCTTTTCTCCCTGCTCGGCGCCGTATGGTGGATCGGTGAGGCCAATGGTCGCATCGCGCTGGCCGCGCAGATCAAGGGAATGCTGCGCCAATCCGGCATGTCGTCGGGAGGAGCAGGGCAGAGCACCAGCCGTGGCATGATTACCGGTGATCACGTGACCCTGCGGGCGGCCCCCTCCACCTCGGCGCAAAAACTCGGCAGCCTGCGTCAGGGTCAGCAGGTCAATCTCCTCGGCCGGTCGGGTGACTGGTATCAAATTCAAAGTGGCACGCTGCGCGGTTACGTGCATCGCACCCTGCTCGCTCCGTTGGGGTCGCCCAGAGAAGCCGCCGCGGACGAGGAAGACACCGGCAGCGACACGGCTCCACTCACGCAGGCACAGATCGTGGTGCGCAGTCATCCCCCGGCAAGCGTGATGATCAATGGTGAATATCGCGGTTGGACCGAAGTCCGCCATGCCGCCACACCCGGCGAGAAGCTGCATATTCGATTCGAGGCGGAGGGCTATGACGTGCTGCAGATCGAGCAGACCGCTCCGCCGGCAGGGGGGATGACCATCGTTGAGCAGACGCTGCGGCCGGTCCACTTTCCCTACGGTCGCTGGCGCGTGCAATGGGCGGGTGCCGAAGGTGAGTTGATCCTTGCCCGGGGCCGGCTGAATTACATCGCAGCCACCCTGCTGCTGCCGGAGCATGAAACGATGGAGTGCCAGGGCCGTTTTGACCCGGTCGACAGAATACTGCGGATGAATGACGTGAACAACGTCACATCCGGAGGCCGGTGGCAGGCACGCCTGAACGAGGAGTTGAATGCGATGAACGGAGAGCTTTTTCTGGATCCGGAGGCGCCCGGTGAACCTTTTGCAGCCATGTGGGTGAGTTCTGATTGA
- a CDS encoding FHA domain-containing protein: MAVPSAHLVCEVPGFPPFLILPNTTVGREIQKPGDVDVSAVPNSDYISRRHVTFLLQGTRWLVRPERTTNGTWLNEELLPEGQPREIKANDKLRLGMVTFTFRG, encoded by the coding sequence ATGGCCGTGCCCAGCGCCCATCTCGTGTGTGAGGTGCCCGGCTTTCCGCCCTTTCTCATCCTGCCCAACACCACCGTCGGCCGCGAGATTCAGAAACCCGGGGATGTCGATGTCTCGGCCGTGCCCAACAGCGATTACATCTCGCGCCGGCATGTGACCTTCCTGCTGCAAGGCACGCGCTGGCTGGTGCGGCCCGAGCGCACCACGAACGGCACCTGGCTCAACGAGGAATTGCTGCCGGAGGGCCAGCCGCGCGAGATCAAGGCCAACGACAAACTACGGCTGGGCATGGTGACCTTCACTTTCCGGGGATGA
- a CDS encoding radical SAM protein: protein MSTLHHDIYVGYYAWPITVLGPGRRVGLWLTGCTLHCPGCMSPHFFVRRPEQRLPVAALLAKLRPGLRECDGLTVSGGEPFEQSAALAALLQGVAAEFPDRDVLVYSGFTIEEIWRDPDKRAVLRWIDLLMDGRFEVGTSHEKIWRGSDNQRLLLLSERAQKYAAFCQAKSPARRLLQLQWLGDGKVSLIGLPARGVTAALRRKLRAALPSDEAEVKQD, encoded by the coding sequence ATGAGCACCCTGCACCATGACATCTACGTTGGTTATTACGCCTGGCCGATCACGGTGCTCGGTCCGGGGCGGCGCGTCGGATTGTGGCTCACCGGCTGCACGCTGCACTGTCCCGGCTGCATGTCGCCTCACTTCTTCGTGCGCCGGCCGGAGCAGCGCCTGCCGGTGGCGGCGCTGCTGGCAAAACTGCGGCCGGGCTTGCGGGAATGTGACGGTCTGACCGTGAGCGGCGGCGAGCCGTTCGAGCAATCCGCGGCACTGGCTGCTTTGTTGCAAGGTGTTGCCGCGGAATTTCCGGACAGGGACGTGCTGGTTTACTCCGGTTTCACCATCGAGGAAATTTGGCGCGATCCGGACAAGCGCGCGGTCCTGCGCTGGATTGACCTGCTGATGGACGGCCGGTTCGAAGTCGGGACGAGCCATGAAAAGATCTGGCGCGGCTCGGACAATCAGCGGCTGTTGCTGCTCAGCGAGCGTGCGCAAAAGTATGCCGCGTTCTGCCAGGCCAAATCTCCCGCCCGGCGTTTGCTGCAATTGCAATGGTTGGGAGACGGGAAGGTGAGTTTAATCGGTTTGCCGGCGCGCGGCGTGACGGCAGCTTTGCGGAGGAAGCTGCGGGCGGCACTACCGTCGGATGAGGCGGAAGTCAAACAAGATTGA
- a CDS encoding AAA family ATPase produces the protein MKKLPVGRSDFRDVIEGNYYYVDKSLFIKEQMDNGAQALLIPRPRRFGKTLNLSMLRYFFEKSESDTSHLFRHLRIWQAGEAYRAMQGRHPVIYLTFKDIKESNWQSAREKMQVTIQMEFLRHDYLRNAKELQSEERKYYGDIVSLNATQSGYEKSLERLSQLLARFHGQRVMLLIDEYDTPIQAGYVNGYYNEIIGFMRNFPSGGLKDNPFWKKGVLTGIMRVARGSIFSGLNNLGVFTLLRSEFSGAFGLKEAEVEQALREFDLLAAYDRVRDWYNGYTFGDRVVYNPWSLVNYLNSADKECRPYWLNTSDNAIVEQLLTRGGRELKVELESLIAGGSVEKLVEENIVFAEIEQREDLLWSFLLFGGI, from the coding sequence ATGAAGAAACTGCCAGTCGGCCGCTCTGATTTCCGGGACGTGATCGAGGGGAATTACTATTATGTGGACAAGTCGCTGTTCATCAAGGAGCAGATGGACAACGGCGCGCAGGCGCTGCTCATTCCGCGGCCGCGCCGCTTCGGCAAGACGCTCAATCTCTCCATGCTGCGCTATTTTTTCGAGAAGAGCGAGAGTGATACCAGTCACCTGTTTCGGCATTTGCGGATTTGGCAGGCGGGCGAGGCCTATCGCGCCATGCAGGGCCGGCATCCGGTGATCTACCTGACCTTCAAAGACATCAAGGAATCGAATTGGCAAAGTGCGCGGGAGAAGATGCAAGTGACCATTCAGATGGAGTTTTTGCGTCATGACTATTTGCGCAATGCCAAAGAACTGCAGAGTGAGGAAAGGAAGTACTATGGTGACATTGTCAGTTTGAATGCAACGCAAAGCGGATATGAAAAGAGCCTGGAGCGACTGTCACAGCTTTTGGCGCGTTTTCACGGGCAAAGAGTGATGTTGTTGATCGACGAATACGACACGCCGATCCAGGCGGGATACGTCAACGGCTATTACAATGAGATCATCGGGTTCATGCGCAATTTTCCCAGTGGCGGGTTGAAGGACAATCCCTTTTGGAAGAAGGGGGTTCTGACCGGGATCATGCGGGTGGCGCGGGGATCGATCTTTTCGGGGTTGAACAACCTGGGTGTATTCACGCTGCTGCGTTCCGAGTTTTCCGGGGCTTTTGGCCTGAAGGAGGCAGAAGTCGAGCAGGCTTTGCGAGAATTCGACCTGCTCGCGGCTTATGACCGTGTCAGAGATTGGTACAATGGCTACACCTTTGGCGATCGGGTCGTCTACAATCCCTGGTCACTGGTCAATTACTTGAACAGTGCCGACAAGGAGTGCCGTCCCTATTGGCTGAATACTTCGGACAACGCCATCGTGGAGCAGTTGCTGACGCGAGGTGGGCGGGAGCTGAAAGTCGAGCTGGAGAGCCTGATCGCCGGGGGGAGCGTGGAGAAACTCGTGGAGGAGAACATCGTGTTTGCCGAGATCGAGCAGCGGGAGGATTTGCTGTGGAGTTTTTTGCTGTTTGGGGGTATTTGA
- a CDS encoding AAA family ATPase, translating to MTSDHAPRWVREIDRYLGIKTQFYLHGNVHDRVCDFSATASPQASLRMLTLRQYLLKFFRERGYELIGFFDPLDGLCFPDELGEPEVKMQQTFLSLLPKEEVTAAGAGGRDALQRFRPTTTGYIHHTIAAARALMRNSLHGSVLIFEHASRLLATPQQLQDHERLYFLGLLKCALEATVAQGKSNLTLLICDKLNDLPAWLYLNNPRGRSVHIDFPDEDERRAFLAATERLFYKEEGKAFNLKETLAAFVDFTQGLSNSELFSLRTLSHREKLPLHKPREIVERYKFGKIESKWNKLDPARLNDAPKILGERVLGQEEAINAVTDILKRAKLGLSGIQHSARSNKPKGILFFAGPTGVGKTEMAKGLAELLFHDERACIRFDMSEYSQQHSDQKLLGAPPGYVGYEEGGQLTNKVKENPFCVLLFDEIEKADRNILDKFLQILEDGRMTDGRGETVYFSETLIIFTSNLGTVEELPGGERKALTDPGMKPEDVKGKILAAIENHFKYKLGRPEIFNRFGNNFVVFNYIKPEVMAQIIKKILGQIVKDARERLHLELDFAPAVIQHLHDAAVQNLEMGGRGAGNLIETVIVNPLARRLFDYGEKLPNRLGITGIHQNQHGQYELECSA from the coding sequence ATGACATCAGACCACGCACCGCGCTGGGTGCGGGAAATCGACCGCTATCTTGGCATCAAGACGCAATTTTATTTGCATGGCAACGTTCACGATCGGGTGTGCGATTTCTCGGCGACCGCCTCCCCCCAGGCCTCCCTGAGAATGCTGACCCTGCGGCAGTATCTGCTCAAATTCTTTCGCGAGCGGGGCTACGAGCTGATCGGCTTTTTCGATCCGCTGGATGGCTTGTGCTTTCCCGATGAATTGGGCGAGCCCGAGGTGAAGATGCAGCAAACCTTTCTCTCGCTGCTGCCGAAGGAGGAGGTCACAGCAGCGGGCGCTGGCGGCCGCGATGCCCTGCAGCGTTTCCGGCCAACCACGACCGGCTACATTCACCACACCATCGCGGCGGCACGCGCGTTGATGCGCAACAGCCTGCATGGCAGTGTCTTGATTTTCGAGCATGCCTCGCGTCTGCTGGCCACGCCGCAGCAGCTTCAGGATCATGAGCGGCTTTATTTTCTCGGCCTGCTCAAATGTGCGCTGGAGGCCACGGTGGCACAGGGCAAAAGCAATCTTACCCTTCTCATCTGCGACAAGCTCAATGATCTGCCGGCCTGGCTCTATCTCAACAATCCACGCGGCCGCTCGGTGCACATCGATTTCCCCGACGAGGACGAGCGCCGGGCCTTTCTTGCAGCCACCGAGCGTCTTTTTTACAAAGAAGAGGGGAAGGCCTTCAATCTGAAGGAAACGCTGGCGGCCTTCGTCGATTTCACCCAGGGTTTGTCGAACAGCGAGTTGTTCAGCCTGCGCACCCTGTCGCACCGCGAAAAGCTGCCGCTGCACAAGCCGCGCGAGATCGTCGAGCGTTACAAGTTCGGCAAGATCGAAAGCAAGTGGAACAAGCTCGATCCGGCGCGTTTGAACGATGCCCCCAAAATCCTCGGTGAGCGCGTGTTGGGACAGGAGGAGGCCATCAATGCGGTGACCGACATTCTCAAGCGCGCCAAGCTTGGCCTCTCCGGCATCCAGCATTCTGCACGTTCCAACAAGCCCAAAGGCATCCTGTTCTTTGCCGGCCCCACCGGCGTCGGCAAAACCGAGATGGCCAAGGGGCTGGCCGAACTGCTGTTTCATGATGAACGGGCGTGCATTCGCTTTGACATGAGCGAGTATTCGCAGCAGCATTCCGATCAGAAACTGCTGGGCGCGCCGCCGGGGTACGTGGGTTACGAAGAGGGCGGCCAGCTCACCAACAAGGTCAAGGAGAATCCGTTTTGCGTGCTGCTCTTCGATGAGATCGAGAAGGCCGACCGCAACATTTTGGACAAGTTCCTGCAGATTCTCGAGGACGGCCGCATGACCGACGGCAGGGGCGAGACCGTCTATTTCTCCGAAACACTCATCATCTTCACCAGCAACCTCGGCACCGTGGAAGAGCTGCCCGGCGGCGAGAGAAAAGCGCTGACCGATCCTGGGATGAAACCTGAAGACGTCAAAGGAAAAATCCTGGCCGCCATCGAGAATCATTTCAAGTACAAGCTCGGCCGGCCTGAAATCTTCAACCGCTTTGGCAACAACTTCGTGGTGTTCAACTACATCAAGCCGGAGGTGATGGCCCAAATCATCAAGAAGATTTTGGGGCAGATTGTGAAAGACGCGCGCGAACGGCTGCATCTGGAGCTCGACTTCGCACCGGCGGTGATCCAGCATCTCCATGACGCGGCGGTGCAAAATTTGGAAATGGGAGGCCGCGGCGCCGGCAATCTGATCGAAACCGTGATCGTCAATCCCCTGGCGCGCCGGCTCTTTGATTATGGTGAAAAGTTGCCGAACAGGCTGGGCATCACCGGCATACACCAAAATCAACACGGGCAGTATGAATTGGAATGCAGCGCGTGA
- a CDS encoding protein phosphatase 2C domain-containing protein produces MNALHVYGTSATGKVRTVNEDRFLLAGIHENLGGVTLHLPAGAELVRHPGLLVAVADGMGGHAAGELASRIVLQTLAEQVPYFLKAEMSTEEVVHQLDQLILHADNVLRQQALLVPEHADMGCTLVGILLREEACFSFHAGDSRLYRYHQRYLQQLTQDHSAAGMMERHGVMVNSSSREIFNSLGGGPGRACAPEIKSGISFTSGDILLLCSDGLSELVPVEAMEQALQAQATLPERGELLLKLANDNGGSDNITVVLIEAL; encoded by the coding sequence ATGAATGCGCTTCACGTTTATGGCACCAGTGCGACGGGCAAAGTGCGCACGGTGAATGAAGACCGGTTTCTCCTCGCCGGCATTCATGAAAACCTCGGCGGGGTGACGTTGCATCTGCCTGCGGGTGCGGAGTTGGTGCGGCATCCCGGTCTGTTGGTGGCGGTGGCGGACGGCATGGGCGGTCATGCGGCGGGCGAGCTGGCCAGTCGCATCGTCCTGCAAACTCTCGCGGAGCAAGTGCCATACTTTCTCAAAGCGGAGATGAGCACGGAGGAAGTTGTGCACCAGCTCGACCAATTGATCCTGCATGCGGATAATGTGCTCCGGCAGCAGGCTTTGCTCGTTCCGGAACATGCGGACATGGGTTGCACTTTGGTTGGCATCCTGCTGCGCGAGGAGGCGTGTTTTTCCTTCCACGCCGGCGACAGCCGGCTGTACCGCTACCACCAGCGCTACCTGCAGCAACTCACCCAGGATCATTCTGCCGCGGGCATGATGGAACGCCACGGCGTCATGGTCAACAGTTCATCGCGGGAAATTTTCAACAGCCTGGGCGGCGGACCGGGCCGGGCGTGCGCGCCGGAAATCAAGAGCGGTATCAGCTTCACCAGTGGGGATATCTTACTGCTCTGCAGCGATGGCCTTTCCGAGCTGGTTCCCGTGGAGGCGATGGAGCAAGCGCTGCAAGCGCAGGCAACCCTGCCCGAGCGGGGCGAGCTGTTGCTGAAGCTGGCCAATGACAACGGTGGCAGCGACAATATTACCGTGGTGTTGATCGAAGCACTTTAA
- a CDS encoding PD-(D/E)XK nuclease domain-containing protein, with protein sequence MRYSSQRPDDFDPAKTLCQLTVPNWEVRSIYINIVERWFAKRLENKKLEILLQAFLNGDVETFEELPAELVERSFSYWDATSRDAEKVYQAFTIGLLVWLSDRYQVRNNQESGYGRYDVMLIPREVSQAGIIIEFKKVNSRRGETRESAMAKAFEQIAGRKYAGEPRARGVQQIRQLAIVFEGKQVWVKEWTADESQSGGH encoded by the coding sequence TTGAGATATTCTTCCCAGCGGCCGGACGATTTTGACCCTGCCAAGACGTTGTGCCAGTTGACGGTACCGAATTGGGAGGTTCGCAGCATTTATATCAACATTGTCGAGCGTTGGTTTGCGAAACGGCTGGAGAACAAGAAGCTCGAAATTTTGCTGCAGGCGTTTCTCAACGGGGATGTGGAGACCTTTGAGGAATTGCCTGCCGAGCTGGTGGAACGCAGCTTCAGTTATTGGGATGCGACCAGCCGGGATGCGGAGAAAGTTTATCAAGCTTTCACCATTGGTCTATTGGTGTGGCTCTCCGACCGTTACCAGGTGAGGAACAATCAGGAATCGGGCTATGGGCGGTACGATGTGATGCTGATTCCGCGGGAGGTGAGCCAGGCGGGGATCATCATCGAATTTAAAAAGGTCAACAGTCGGCGCGGGGAGACGCGGGAGAGCGCCATGGCCAAAGCCTTCGAGCAGATTGCGGGGAGGAAATACGCGGGCGAGCCACGTGCGCGCGGCGTGCAACAGATTCGGCAACTCGCCATCGTGTTTGAGGGCAAGCAAGTGTGGGTGAAGGAATGGACAGCCGATGAATCGCAATCGGGAGGTCATTAA
- a CDS encoding gp58-like family protein translates to MSNYTHSSSSSYESQEQRRRREERERRERERREAELRARLERERQERERQEREKREREAAAQRRMALSQQAVQIGLELQRAQVQSDVARLRAKLAQSTLSMVQRQRLEAEIKALQADESSSYAEVYESVRKIEAALGQPQHERPASQLEAQAQWLEAIRKFEADLLDQEALLERLAPGDLREIREAAQSLVSDNSGDYAYNLATLKGLQQRLREVTRACQAKAVAEAKRDAECTERLINLQARLDLLLASEPPASLRERAAQCQQRIMAALTVADPAARERTLQEQQPQVEKLERTAGEWQRHARERQQLMRLMQQHLEDMGYEVVVMPDQPGRFEAYIPGGEMVEISIGPDGSMISHVVHLVPEDPPTLPDQAEALAFEQQRDKWCSDYDRIAERLAQQGVQLTVDARELKSLHELRPEEIRQSARVQRRQSGAVAVRSPKYSRQ, encoded by the coding sequence ATGAGCAATTACACTCATTCCTCGTCCAGTTCATACGAATCCCAAGAACAGCGCCGGCGCCGCGAAGAGCGGGAGCGCCGCGAGCGCGAGCGTCGCGAGGCGGAATTGCGGGCACGGCTGGAGCGTGAAAGGCAGGAACGCGAGCGGCAAGAGCGCGAGAAAAGGGAGCGCGAGGCTGCGGCGCAGCGTCGCATGGCGCTCTCCCAACAGGCGGTGCAGATCGGACTGGAACTGCAGCGCGCGCAGGTTCAAAGTGATGTGGCGCGGCTGCGGGCAAAACTGGCGCAGTCCACTTTGAGCATGGTGCAGCGGCAGCGCCTGGAAGCAGAGATCAAGGCGTTGCAGGCCGATGAGTCCAGCAGCTACGCCGAAGTCTACGAGAGCGTGCGCAAAATCGAAGCGGCGCTCGGCCAGCCCCAGCACGAACGCCCGGCCTCCCAGTTGGAGGCACAGGCGCAATGGCTGGAGGCCATCCGCAAATTCGAAGCCGATTTGCTCGATCAAGAGGCTCTGTTGGAACGTCTCGCTCCCGGGGATCTCCGCGAAATCAGAGAGGCGGCGCAGAGTCTGGTTAGCGACAATTCCGGGGACTATGCCTACAATCTCGCGACCCTCAAGGGCCTGCAGCAACGCCTGCGTGAAGTGACGCGGGCCTGTCAGGCGAAGGCTGTGGCGGAAGCGAAGCGTGACGCAGAGTGCACGGAGCGCCTGATCAACCTGCAGGCGCGTCTCGATTTGCTGCTCGCGAGTGAACCACCGGCGTCGCTGCGCGAGCGCGCCGCGCAGTGCCAACAGCGGATCATGGCAGCGCTCACCGTGGCCGATCCGGCGGCCAGGGAACGAACGCTGCAGGAACAGCAGCCACAGGTTGAAAAGCTGGAGCGAACGGCAGGCGAGTGGCAACGCCATGCGCGCGAACGTCAGCAGCTCATGCGCCTCATGCAGCAACATCTCGAAGACATGGGCTATGAAGTGGTCGTCATGCCCGATCAGCCCGGCAGATTCGAAGCCTACATTCCCGGCGGCGAGATGGTGGAGATCAGCATCGGCCCGGACGGCAGCATGATCAGCCACGTCGTGCATCTGGTTCCGGAAGACCCGCCGACCCTGCCTGACCAGGCCGAGGCCCTGGCCTTCGAACAGCAACGCGACAAATGGTGCAGCGACTACGACCGCATTGCCGAGCGCCTGGCGCAGCAGGGCGTGCAGCTCACGGTTGATGCGCGCGAGCTCAAGAGCCTGCATGAGTTGCGCCCTGAAGAAATTCGCCAGAGTGCCCGGGTGCAGCGCCGGCAGTCCGGCGCTGTTGCCGTGCGATCCCCAAAATATTCGAGGCAATAG
- a CDS encoding DUF2293 domain-containing protein, translating into MEKEKGARCLSCADLDHLVYLPRSDAALTRRATKHSRLHAKVLQGSRTRKQYERQGILVESEALDKAEAECLADEEVCRREREAERRAELDAEYVKAFGKHVLRLFPKCPPEAAEKIAEYACRKYSGRVGRRAAAKRFDDEAIQLALQAHVCHHFTDYDELLARGYQRYEA; encoded by the coding sequence TTGGAAAAAGAAAAAGGCGCGCGCTGCCTTTCCTGTGCGGATTTGGATCATCTCGTTTACCTCCCACGCAGCGATGCCGCCCTGACACGGCGCGCGACCAAGCACTCGCGGCTGCATGCAAAAGTTTTGCAAGGGAGCCGCACGCGCAAACAATACGAGCGCCAGGGCATTCTGGTGGAATCCGAAGCGCTGGACAAGGCCGAAGCAGAATGTCTGGCCGACGAGGAAGTGTGCCGGCGCGAGCGCGAAGCCGAACGCCGTGCCGAGCTGGATGCCGAATACGTGAAGGCTTTCGGTAAGCACGTGCTCCGTTTGTTTCCCAAATGTCCGCCTGAAGCTGCGGAAAAGATCGCGGAGTATGCCTGCCGCAAATACAGCGGCCGCGTAGGACGCAGGGCTGCCGCCAAACGGTTCGATGACGAAGCGATCCAGCTGGCGCTTCAGGCGCATGTGTGTCATCACTTCACCGACTACGATGAGCTGCTCGCGCGCGGCTATCAACGTTACGAGGCGTGA
- a CDS encoding serine/threonine protein kinase, with protein MANLTKRMPAADPTKRMPGGAAETKRMPEGFTPTAAVSMRPGERIDGKYEIVKALSDAGGEAEVYLCHDLSCDGRKVVVKLYRGNFKPKRDVVQQLKGLKHEDIIAVFDFGEWSGRFYEVMEYARGGPVYEPGRSMSEAQVIQIVKEINNALHFCHRRGIIHRDLKPTNLFYRNPDKTDVVLGDFGISSIMEEGEELHKTTAHHTTHFSAPEQYLNQVHPKTDYYALGITILTLLKGRSPFEGWTDEAVYTAHVAKKVDIPASCSPRLQSLLAGLLTKAIDDRWGYEQVTRWLNGEEVEVRPARTERHAQPFLVGPGLSAHTLPELAEMLHHNWQHGLGILGRKADLLCAWVKEEDEQRAREIRAAIEQPELSWDEKLMQVICWLDPGRPYLLAPGYSAATPQELAQQIYSNERTWQAGRDQLFNGLLPIWLRTRFGVFAAEWERHKADFKEHKDQGLDYFVRLLDRTLPPPQIAVSPAKLDFGKIGAGQEKALSLAIANPGRGYLHGKITSEGAPTGLRLSTAELEGNQNQVTVTLRVSATAGPGKQQCDLRLKTNAGESEILIPCTYRVISAAAARAGGGTARLAKALFGNHTRQVAQAMLFGALLGFLLRLAVMFGNPAVWQRRTMNFAGQSWESVMQRSFEFGRSAPVHYVAFLLFALFLAGWAWRRAARK; from the coding sequence ATGGCGAATTTGACGAAACGCATGCCGGCAGCCGATCCGACCAAACGCATGCCAGGCGGTGCAGCGGAAACCAAACGCATGCCGGAGGGTTTCACGCCCACTGCGGCGGTGAGCATGCGGCCGGGCGAGCGCATCGACGGGAAATACGAGATCGTCAAAGCCCTTTCGGATGCCGGCGGGGAGGCGGAGGTTTATCTGTGTCATGATTTGTCCTGCGACGGCCGCAAGGTGGTGGTCAAGCTTTATCGCGGCAATTTCAAACCCAAGCGCGACGTCGTGCAGCAGCTCAAGGGGCTCAAACATGAGGACATCATCGCCGTGTTCGACTTCGGCGAGTGGAGCGGCCGTTTTTATGAAGTGATGGAATATGCCCGCGGCGGCCCGGTTTACGAGCCGGGCAGGAGCATGAGTGAAGCGCAGGTCATTCAAATCGTGAAAGAGATCAACAATGCGCTGCACTTCTGCCACCGCCGCGGCATCATCCACCGCGATCTCAAACCCACGAATCTCTTTTACCGCAATCCTGATAAAACCGATGTGGTGCTGGGCGATTTCGGCATCAGCTCGATCATGGAGGAAGGCGAGGAGCTGCACAAAACCACGGCGCATCATACCACACATTTTTCCGCACCGGAACAATACCTCAACCAGGTTCATCCGAAGACGGATTATTACGCCCTGGGCATCACGATCTTGACGTTGCTCAAGGGACGCAGTCCCTTTGAGGGTTGGACCGATGAAGCCGTCTATACGGCACACGTGGCGAAAAAAGTCGACATTCCGGCAAGCTGCAGCCCGCGCCTGCAGTCCTTGCTGGCAGGCCTGTTGACCAAAGCGATTGACGATCGCTGGGGCTATGAGCAGGTGACGCGCTGGTTGAACGGCGAGGAGGTGGAAGTGCGGCCCGCCCGAACCGAGCGCCACGCTCAGCCCTTCCTGGTCGGGCCGGGCCTCTCTGCCCATACGCTGCCAGAGTTGGCAGAGATGCTGCACCACAACTGGCAGCATGGCCTCGGAATTTTGGGCCGCAAGGCCGATTTGCTGTGCGCCTGGGTGAAGGAAGAAGACGAACAACGCGCCCGGGAAATTCGTGCAGCCATCGAACAGCCGGAGCTCTCCTGGGATGAAAAGCTGATGCAGGTGATCTGCTGGCTGGACCCCGGACGGCCCTATCTGCTTGCACCCGGTTACAGCGCGGCCACCCCGCAGGAACTGGCGCAACAAATCTACAGCAACGAACGCACCTGGCAAGCGGGTCGCGATCAGCTTTTCAACGGCTTGCTTCCAATCTGGCTGCGTACGCGCTTTGGCGTCTTTGCCGCGGAATGGGAGCGGCACAAGGCAGACTTCAAAGAGCACAAGGATCAGGGCCTGGATTACTTTGTCCGCCTGCTCGATCGCACCTTGCCGCCGCCACAAATCGCGGTGTCGCCGGCAAAACTCGATTTCGGCAAGATTGGCGCCGGCCAGGAAAAAGCTCTTTCCCTTGCCATTGCGAACCCTGGCCGTGGATATCTGCATGGCAAAATCACCAGCGAGGGCGCGCCGACAGGGTTGCGACTGTCTACCGCCGAACTCGAAGGCAATCAGAACCAAGTCACTGTCACCCTGCGCGTGAGTGCCACCGCCGGCCCGGGTAAACAACAATGCGACTTGCGCCTCAAGACCAACGCCGGTGAGAGTGAGATATTGATTCCCTGCACCTATCGCGTCATTTCTGCGGCGGCCGCGCGTGCCGGTGGCGGCACGGCAAGGTTGGCCAAAGCGTTGTTTGGGAATCATACGCGGCAGGTGGCGCAGGCAATGCTTTTCGGCGCGCTGCTCGGTTTCCTCCTGCGCCTCGCCGTGATGTTCGGCAACCCGGCGGTCTGGCAGCGCCGCACCATGAATTTTGCCGGCCAGAGCTGGGAAAGCGTAATGCAGCGCAGCTTCGAATTTGGCCGGAGCGCGCCTGTTCATTATGTCGCGTTCCTGCTGTTTGCCCTCTTCCTGGCGGGATGGGCGTGGCGACGGGCGGCCAGGAAGTGA